One Aegilops tauschii subsp. strangulata cultivar AL8/78 chromosome 7, Aet v6.0, whole genome shotgun sequence genomic window carries:
- the LOC141026918 gene encoding BTB/POZ domain-containing protein At2g24240-like, producing the protein MAASVCSLFSMALVDSRDMSVVWSWWYDSAREGKNGYVVDPAAVMEDERSVCFNEHHDLGLLDIRIQGNSGSGNVQWLHQSKMSSTSKCNIPKLAVHGRLLLASKDDTISVFGGPTYDLRLALRGSQGSGAINDFSVGGDRLFAVHKEDNVLDVWEARPPPVI; encoded by the coding sequence ATGGCGGCCAGCGTTTGCTCGTTATTTTCCATGGCTCTGGTAGATTCCCGGGATATGAGCGTGGTGTGGTCGTGGTGGTATGATAGTGCCCGCGAGGGGAAGAACGGATACGTTGTGGATCCAGCCGCCGTGATGGAGGACGAGAGGTCGGTCTGCTTCAATGAGCACCATGATCTCGGGTTACTCGACATTCGTATCCAGGGCAACTCCGGATCCGGAAACGTGCAGTGGCTACATCAGAGCAAGATGAGTTCGACTTCCAAGTGCAATATTCCAAAGCTTGCCGTGCACGGTAGACTGCTCTTGGCGTCCAAGGATGACACCATCTCCGTGTTTGGCGGCCCTACATATGACCTGAGGCTGGCGCTGCGCGGGAGCCAAGGCAGTGGCGCCATTAACGACTTCTCCGTTGGGGGCGACCGTCTCTTTGCGGTGCATAAGGAGGACAACGTGTTGGATGTCTGGGAGGCGCGGCCACCTCCTGTAATCTAA